CATTGAATTAATGAGGTTATTAAATGAACAAGCTTTCAATCGATAAATTAGAATTAAAAGGTAAAAGAGTTTTAGTTAGAGTTGACTTTAATGTACCGCTTGATGAAAACCTGAACGTGTCGGACGATACAAGAATTCGAGCTTCACTTCCAACGATTAAAAAAATCATTGACGATGGAGGAAAAGCAATTTTAATGAGCCACCTTGGAAGACCAAAAGGTAAACAAAATCCGAAATACAGTTTGAAACCTGCAGCGAGTAGATTATCTGAAATTCTCAGTAAAGAAGTCATGCTGACTCCCGATTGTATCGGAAGTGAAGCGGAAAAAATTGTTAATGAAATGAAAGAAGGCGATGTTGTTCTTCTTGAGAATTTACGCTTCCACGCTGAAGAAGAAGCAAACGATGATAACTTTGCCAAACAATTAGCATCACTTGGTGATGTTTATGTTAACGATGCCTTCGGCAGTGCACATAGAGCACATGCATCTACAGAAGGAGTGACAAAATATTTCAAGCAAAATGCCTCGGGGTATTTAATGCAAAAAGAAATTGAGTTTCTTTCCAAAGCCGTCGGTAATCCCGGAAGACCATACACGGCAATTCTTGGCGGCGCAAAAATCTCTGGAAAGATTGACGTTATTAAAAACTTAATGGGGAAAGTCGATAACTTGATTATCGGCGGTGGAATGGCATTCACATTCTTTAAAGCTCAAGGACTCGAAATCGGGAAATCTTTGCTTGAAGAAGACAGAATTCAAATGGCAAAGGAAATTCTAGATGAAACAAAATCAAAAAATCTAAAGTTGTTTTTACCAGTTGATACAGTGATTGCCGATGCTTTCGACAACAATGCCAAAACTGAGATAGTCGATATCAATTCAATTAAATCAGATTGGCAGGGACTTGATATCGGACCAAAAACAATTGAACTTTTTTCAGACGTCATTAGAAATTCAAAGACTATAGTTTGGAACGGACCGATGGGAGTTTTTGAAATGAACAATTTTGCTGTGGGAACGAATGAAATTGCAAGAGTTCTCGCAGAAGCCACATCAAAAGGTGTGACAACGATTGTTGGCGGCGGCGATTCAGCAGCGGCAATTTCAAAAGCCGGATTGGAAGATAAGGTTTCGCATGTCTCGACCGGCGGCGGGGCATCGTTGGAATTTCTTGAAGGAAAAATTCTTCCAGGCGTTGTCGCCCTTACAGAAAAGTAAATGATTGAATCACACGAAATGATTTTCTAAATTTATTCATATTGAAAAACACAGAAGCCATAAAACCCAATCCCACCAAAAACACCCCATTAATAGCCCTAACCCATTGGCTTCTGTGTTAAATTTTAATCGCTTCTTTTTATCTTAA
The genomic region above belongs to Ignavibacteria bacterium and contains:
- a CDS encoding phosphoglycerate kinase, encoding MNKLSIDKLELKGKRVLVRVDFNVPLDENLNVSDDTRIRASLPTIKKIIDDGGKAILMSHLGRPKGKQNPKYSLKPAASRLSEILSKEVMLTPDCIGSEAEKIVNEMKEGDVVLLENLRFHAEEEANDDNFAKQLASLGDVYVNDAFGSAHRAHASTEGVTKYFKQNASGYLMQKEIEFLSKAVGNPGRPYTAILGGAKISGKIDVIKNLMGKVDNLIIGGGMAFTFFKAQGLEIGKSLLEEDRIQMAKEILDETKSKNLKLFLPVDTVIADAFDNNAKTEIVDINSIKSDWQGLDIGPKTIELFSDVIRNSKTIVWNGPMGVFEMNNFAVGTNEIARVLAEATSKGVTTIVGGGDSAAAISKAGLEDKVSHVSTGGGASLEFLEGKILPGVVALTEK